One part of the Anaerolineales bacterium genome encodes these proteins:
- a CDS encoding Pr6Pr family membrane protein, producing MDKRKLIIALRLILGVATVAALIRQFNLGSGGSPANFFSYFTNLTNIILVFVYFSGAWTLIQGRQPSVKQEILRGGSVVFILVVGLVYEVMLRSSIESLYSWSNLVVHYINPIMALVDWLIMPPQHKLPKGAWWYWLIFPLGYLAYTLLRGPLAGWYPYGFLNPIEQGGYGGVAIYSVAITALFLFFSWIVLKLTRTPAGPVTAKRSASKPVKKAAKKATKKATKKTAKTKTRR from the coding sequence ATGGATAAACGCAAACTCATCATCGCATTACGTCTTATTTTGGGAGTAGCTACGGTGGCGGCGCTGATCAGGCAGTTCAACCTGGGCAGCGGCGGCAGCCCCGCCAATTTCTTCAGCTACTTCACCAACCTCACCAACATCATTCTGGTGTTCGTGTATTTCAGCGGCGCCTGGACCCTGATCCAGGGCCGCCAACCCAGCGTCAAGCAGGAGATCCTGCGCGGCGGCTCGGTGGTCTTCATCCTGGTGGTGGGCCTGGTCTACGAGGTCATGCTGCGCAGCAGCATTGAGTCGCTGTACTCGTGGAGCAACCTGGTGGTGCACTACATCAACCCCATCATGGCTCTGGTGGACTGGCTGATCATGCCGCCGCAGCACAAGCTGCCCAAGGGCGCCTGGTGGTATTGGCTGATCTTCCCCCTGGGTTACCTGGCCTACACGCTGCTGCGCGGCCCGCTGGCCGGCTGGTACCCGTATGGTTTCCTCAATCCGATCGAACAAGGCGGCTACGGCGGCGTGGCGATCTATAGTGTGGCCATTACCGCGCTGTTCCTGTTCTTCAGCTGGATCGTGCTGAAGCTCACGCGCACACCTGCTGGGCCAGTGACCGCCAAGCGCTCGGCTAGCAAGCCGGTCAAAAAGGCCGCAAAGAAAGCCACCAAAAAGGCTACCAAGAAGACCGCTAAAACAAAAACCCGCCGCTAG
- a CDS encoding GNAT family N-acetyltransferase, with product MLITIRPVEPADYAAFLIHQADEVSRHMAAFGPIEALDEDAHAARWERLLANPDGIARTILADGEVVGNIMKFVMFDENELAYWIGREHWGRGIATQALRLFLHEYRERPLGARAVKDNIGSVRVLEKCGFRLVGEERAFSDIRKADVDEVIMRLEQ from the coding sequence ATGCTGATCACCATCCGCCCGGTTGAGCCGGCCGACTACGCTGCCTTTCTGATCCACCAGGCCGACGAGGTTTCGCGCCACATGGCGGCCTTCGGCCCCATCGAGGCGCTGGACGAGGACGCCCACGCAGCCCGCTGGGAGCGGCTGTTGGCCAACCCGGATGGGATTGCCCGCACCATCCTCGCCGATGGCGAGGTGGTGGGCAACATTATGAAGTTCGTGATGTTTGACGAGAACGAGCTGGCCTACTGGATCGGTCGGGAGCACTGGGGCCGCGGCATTGCCACCCAGGCGCTGCGTCTGTTCCTGCACGAGTACCGCGAGCGCCCGCTCGGGGCGCGGGCGGTCAAGGACAACATTGGCTCGGTTCGCGTGCTGGAGAAGTGCGGCTTCCGCTTGGTGGGCGAAGAGCGCGCCTTCTCCGACATCCGTAAAGCAGATGTGGACGAAGTCATCATGCGATTGGAACAATAA
- a CDS encoding Pr6Pr family membrane protein, with amino-acid sequence MDKRKALIVVRLFFGLLTFYAIGVQLGIHVSLGFDPVNFFSYFTNLSNLFLAVIFIAGGLMLWRKQTPTRAQDSTRGASVVYIAVVGIVYGILLRNIDLGSLQPWINTLLHYVNPVVAVIDWFVAPPANKLASNAWRGWMLFPLAYLAYTLTRGAAVNWYPYPFLNPANVGGYGIVALYCVAILVVFFALSWAVIRVTNNGTAPAPKSRAKKKAAAKKKTATKAKRKSARR; translated from the coding sequence ATGGACAAGCGCAAAGCACTTATCGTAGTACGTCTCTTCTTTGGTCTGCTCACCTTCTACGCCATTGGCGTGCAGTTGGGCATTCATGTCAGCCTGGGTTTTGACCCGGTCAACTTCTTCAGCTACTTCACCAACCTCAGCAACTTGTTCCTGGCGGTGATCTTCATCGCCGGCGGCCTGATGCTGTGGCGGAAGCAAACCCCTACCCGCGCCCAGGATTCGACGCGGGGCGCTTCCGTGGTCTACATTGCCGTGGTGGGTATTGTGTATGGCATCCTGCTGAGGAACATTGACCTAGGCTCGCTACAACCTTGGATCAACACCCTGCTGCACTATGTGAACCCGGTCGTAGCCGTCATTGACTGGTTCGTGGCCCCGCCGGCCAACAAGCTGGCCAGCAACGCGTGGCGCGGCTGGATGCTGTTCCCGCTGGCCTACCTGGCCTACACCCTGACCCGCGGCGCAGCCGTGAACTGGTATCCCTACCCGTTCCTGAACCCTGCCAATGTGGGCGGCTACGGGATCGTGGCGTTGTACTGTGTTGCCATCCTGGTGGTGTTCTTTGCACTGAGTTGGGCGGTGATCCGTGTGACTAACAACGGCACGGCGCCCGCCCCCAAGAGCAGGGCCAAGAAGAAGGCTGCGGCTAAGAAAAAGACTGCAACCAAGGCCAAGCGCAAGAGCGCTCGGCGCTAG
- a CDS encoding diguanylate cyclase, whose translation MQFTQSLRNLLHLSRAGDISEELRARYFGLVFWTTCILIPLGWGLSGRILEATPFVRALQIFSLIFMIVVWLLWRRGQVILATSLVVWVFWSLATGVVLIEANTNNIWLVPQFLLIVLTRLLLSGRVAMFMALMTLIIDILIFALSLHRYLPPDISHMAQEAEWTPLVISFLSLIFIFLLGDLVLRDSLAESRRNEGRYRSLFTSTNDAIFLISPNLRYLEVNEQAASMLGFSVNELVGKPIAEIIAPTELVAMRANFARLEREDMIPLFERTMIRKDGSRIVTEINVTLVRNEKGEPQYVQSVVRDITERKRLEDQLRFSLEEMQTLAMQDPLTGLLNRRAVTEHAEAEWFRAQRENRPLCLVLIDLDNLKLINDTQGHAVGDKVILELARCIKTQKRRYDWSGRWGGDEFLLVLPGTTLSEAGDVAERIRNQYTSSPLVLEAGEDASLSIGVACYSGRRGDVTDLTRLLNQADEALYTAKQSGKNQVRQYRDP comes from the coding sequence ATGCAATTTACTCAAAGCCTTAGGAATTTACTGCACCTCAGCCGCGCCGGAGACATCTCAGAAGAACTGCGTGCCCGCTATTTTGGCCTGGTCTTCTGGACCACCTGCATCCTGATCCCGCTGGGCTGGGGCCTCAGCGGCCGCATCCTGGAGGCCACGCCGTTCGTGCGCGCCCTTCAGATTTTCAGCCTAATCTTCATGATCGTGGTGTGGTTGCTTTGGCGGCGCGGCCAGGTAATCCTTGCCACCAGCCTGGTGGTGTGGGTCTTCTGGAGTCTCGCCACCGGCGTGGTGCTGATCGAGGCCAATACCAACAATATCTGGCTGGTGCCCCAGTTCCTGCTGATCGTGCTCACCCGTCTGCTGCTCAGCGGCCGAGTAGCCATGTTCATGGCCTTGATGACGCTGATCATTGATATTCTCATTTTCGCGCTCTCGCTGCACCGTTACCTGCCTCCGGATATCTCGCACATGGCGCAGGAAGCTGAGTGGACTCCGCTGGTCATCAGCTTTCTTTCGTTGATCTTTATCTTTCTTCTAGGCGATCTGGTGCTGCGTGACAGCCTTGCCGAGTCGCGCCGCAATGAAGGCCGCTACCGATCGCTGTTCACAAGCACTAATGACGCCATATTTTTGATTTCTCCCAACCTGCGCTACCTGGAAGTTAATGAGCAGGCTGCATCGATGCTTGGTTTTTCCGTAAACGAGTTGGTGGGCAAGCCCATTGCAGAAATCATTGCGCCTACTGAGCTGGTGGCAATGAGGGCAAACTTTGCTCGGCTGGAGCGCGAAGATATGATCCCTCTGTTTGAACGCACGATGATCCGCAAAGACGGCAGCCGAATTGTGACCGAAATCAATGTCACCCTTGTGCGGAATGAAAAAGGTGAGCCTCAGTATGTGCAAAGCGTGGTGCGTGACATCACCGAGCGCAAGCGCCTGGAGGACCAGTTGCGCTTTTCGCTGGAGGAGATGCAGACGCTTGCCATGCAAGACCCGCTTACCGGGCTGCTCAACCGCCGCGCCGTCACTGAGCACGCCGAAGCCGAATGGTTCCGCGCCCAGCGCGAGAATCGGCCGCTCTGCCTGGTGCTGATCGATCTGGATAATCTCAAGCTCATCAACGACACCCAAGGCCACGCCGTGGGCGACAAAGTCATCCTGGAGCTGGCGCGCTGCATCAAGACCCAGAAGCGCCGCTACGACTGGAGCGGGCGCTGGGGCGGCGACGAGTTCCTGCTGGTACTGCCGGGCACCACGCTGAGCGAGGCGGGCGATGTGGCCGAGCGTATCCGCAACCAGTACACCAGCAGCCCGCTGGTGCTTGAAGCTGGCGAGGACGCTTCGCTGAGTATTGGGGTGGCCTGCTACTCCGGCCGCCGGGGCGATGTGACAGACCTGACCCGGCTGCTCAACCAGGCGGATGAGGCCCTGTACACTGCCAAGCAGTCAGGCAAGAACCAGGTAAGGCAGTACCGGGACCCGTAA
- a CDS encoding diguanylate cyclase has protein sequence MIERFQRWLASPEMGTSELNRRARLLHGILLVLIPATLGFLFVFIILTPTNQTGILAAGGVLIAELLTLWLLQRGRLTAAGMSMLLAFWVLLAVSMYYGAGIYSVSAFGQMLVVLMAGLLVSGSFASGLALFTIMYNYLLFRNHLANPEMEATVLTPLAYWLAQSLFFLIAVGLTQVYVRRLRTAFSEAQAKEDSLVESVADLRAAQASQATQEANLRRRGAILAAVSVAAERLFRGRSFADNINQVAKELGHATGVDRVRIFENASAPGSDLMSHEMHTWMAEGVGGYLELGRFKSMHFREAGLMRWVDLLSNNQVISANVQDLPDVERRRLQSQGLKSILVVPIFVGDEWWGFIGFDEIKAEREWSSEEEDALRGAAGILGGAIQRQRVERALHRSQQHYLAILQDQTDMICRYTPYGQITFANEAYLRFFGLSGDLSKLQVWEQMPSEEAARQLRAKIEAITLERPFSSSRNQNPRADGTLRWVEWTDRGIFDENGVLVEVQAAGRDVDNEMQLREELERSLRASEAQAMTDELTGLLNRRAITERAELEWKRAQQDHTPLSLVLLDVDHLKEINDTHGHLAGDEALRTLGNLLKTSMRRNDWAGRWGGDEFLLLLPGADKNTARQVAERLRERINRSHVRLENGIQEALRVSLGVVFNQSGIHSLDGLFAEADRALYGAKQAGRNQVIVAEDNAA, from the coding sequence ATGATCGAACGGTTTCAACGCTGGTTGGCCTCCCCTGAGATGGGCACATCTGAGCTCAATCGCCGTGCCCGCCTTCTGCACGGCATTTTGTTAGTACTCATCCCGGCCACACTCGGCTTCCTTTTTGTTTTCATAATCCTCACTCCCACCAATCAAACCGGGATCCTGGCTGCGGGGGGTGTGCTGATCGCTGAGCTGCTCACCCTGTGGCTTTTGCAGCGCGGCCGCCTGACTGCCGCCGGGATGAGCATGCTGCTGGCCTTCTGGGTGCTGCTGGCGGTTTCCATGTATTACGGCGCCGGTATCTACAGCGTCTCTGCATTTGGGCAGATGCTGGTGGTACTGATGGCAGGGCTGCTGGTCAGCGGTTCGTTCGCCTCCGGCCTGGCTTTGTTCACCATCATGTACAACTACCTGCTCTTCCGCAACCACCTGGCCAATCCGGAGATGGAAGCGACGGTGCTGACCCCGCTGGCCTATTGGCTGGCGCAATCGCTGTTCTTCCTCATCGCCGTGGGGCTGACCCAGGTCTATGTACGTCGCCTGCGCACCGCTTTCAGCGAGGCACAGGCCAAAGAAGATTCGCTGGTGGAAAGCGTGGCCGATCTGCGTGCCGCCCAGGCCAGCCAGGCCACACAAGAGGCCAACCTGCGCCGGCGCGGCGCCATCCTGGCCGCGGTGTCCGTGGCCGCTGAGCGCTTGTTCCGCGGGCGCTCGTTTGCAGACAACATCAATCAAGTGGCGAAGGAGCTGGGCCACGCCACCGGTGTGGACCGCGTGCGTATCTTTGAGAATGCCAGTGCGCCGGGTAGTGACCTCATGTCGCATGAGATGCACACCTGGATGGCTGAGGGCGTGGGTGGCTATCTGGAACTGGGCCGCTTCAAGAGCATGCACTTCCGCGAAGCCGGCCTAATGCGCTGGGTAGACCTGCTTTCCAACAATCAGGTCATCAGCGCCAATGTGCAAGACCTGCCAGATGTGGAGCGCCGCCGTCTGCAGTCACAGGGACTTAAATCCATCCTGGTCGTGCCTATTTTTGTAGGCGACGAATGGTGGGGCTTCATTGGCTTCGATGAGATCAAGGCAGAGCGTGAATGGTCTTCTGAAGAAGAAGATGCGTTGCGCGGCGCGGCAGGCATCCTGGGTGGCGCCATCCAGCGCCAGCGGGTGGAGCGCGCCCTGCATCGCAGCCAGCAGCACTACCTCGCCATCCTGCAGGATCAGACCGACATGATCTGCCGCTACACGCCGTATGGCCAGATCACTTTTGCCAACGAGGCCTACTTGCGCTTCTTCGGCCTGTCAGGCGATCTGAGCAAACTCCAGGTATGGGAGCAAATGCCGTCCGAAGAGGCGGCGCGCCAGCTGCGCGCCAAGATCGAAGCCATCACCCTGGAGCGGCCCTTCTCCTCCAGCCGTAACCAGAATCCGCGCGCTGATGGCACGCTGCGCTGGGTGGAGTGGACCGACCGTGGCATTTTTGATGAAAACGGCGTGCTGGTTGAAGTGCAAGCTGCGGGGCGGGATGTTGACAATGAAATGCAGCTGCGCGAGGAGCTGGAACGCAGCCTGCGTGCCTCGGAAGCACAGGCCATGACCGATGAACTGACCGGGCTGCTCAACCGCCGGGCCATCACCGAACGGGCCGAGCTGGAGTGGAAACGCGCCCAGCAGGACCATACGCCGCTCAGCCTGGTGCTGCTGGATGTGGATCATTTGAAAGAGATCAACGATACGCACGGTCACCTGGCCGGCGATGAGGCATTGCGTACGCTAGGCAACCTGCTCAAGACTAGCATGCGGCGCAATGACTGGGCCGGGCGCTGGGGCGGGGATGAGTTCCTGCTGCTGTTGCCTGGCGCAGACAAAAACACTGCCAGGCAAGTGGCTGAACGTCTGCGTGAGCGCATCAACCGCAGCCATGTGCGCCTTGAAAATGGCATCCAAGAGGCCCTGCGGGTGAGCCTGGGCGTAGTGTTCAACCAGAGCGGTATTCACTCGCTGGATGGCTTGTTCGCCGAGGCCGACCGGGCTTTGTACGGCGCAAAACAGGCTGGCCGCAACCAGGTGATCGTGGCTGAAGACAATGCGGCCTGA
- a CDS encoding alpha/beta fold hydrolase, translated as MPRSGGLYYAATAQQAASLPVLILIHGAGGSNANWPYQLRRLPGWNVLAPDLPGHGSSLTDPKPDLQEYAKSLWSWLDGLDISTAVLCGHSMGAAIALLMAQANPQRVRGLLLLGAAARFQVNAQLLEKLYAPARLTDGVRSIVQWSFGRTAHPALRTAYTRQLLENPEGLLYADFKACSQFDFSARAAGLKTPALVLSGAEDQMVAESSSLALARALPLARHLSLPRAGHMLMMEQPAEVSAALDAALQIWK; from the coding sequence ATGCCGAGAAGCGGGGGGCTGTATTATGCAGCCACAGCGCAACAGGCCGCCAGCCTGCCGGTGCTGATATTGATCCATGGTGCCGGTGGCAGCAATGCCAACTGGCCCTATCAACTCCGCCGCTTACCGGGGTGGAACGTACTGGCGCCTGATCTGCCCGGCCACGGCAGTTCGCTCACTGACCCCAAGCCTGATCTTCAAGAATATGCCAAAAGCTTATGGAGCTGGCTGGACGGCCTCGATATCAGCACGGCCGTTTTATGCGGGCATTCGATGGGGGCGGCGATCGCCCTGCTGATGGCGCAGGCCAACCCGCAGCGGGTGCGCGGTTTGCTGCTGCTGGGCGCGGCCGCCCGCTTCCAGGTGAATGCGCAGTTGCTGGAGAAGCTCTACGCACCCGCCCGCCTGACTGATGGCGTGCGCAGCATTGTGCAGTGGTCGTTTGGGCGGACCGCACACCCCGCCCTGCGCACAGCCTACACCCGCCAATTGCTCGAGAACCCGGAGGGATTGCTGTACGCTGATTTCAAGGCGTGCAGCCAGTTTGACTTCAGCGCCCGGGCCGCTGGCCTCAAAACGCCCGCTCTGGTGCTGAGCGGGGCAGAGGACCAAATGGTGGCCGAGAGCAGCTCGCTGGCCCTGGCGCGGGCGCTGCCCCTAGCGCGCCATCTCAGCCTGCCCCGCGCCGGCCATATGCTGATGATGGAGCAGCCCGCAGAGGTGAGCGCCGCCCTGGATGCGGCTTTGCAGATCTGGAAATGA
- a CDS encoding GAF domain-containing protein encodes MRADIPAFAILSRWVLLLALAIQLSINGAGVITIPLLVAALGVWNLWLSLRWLRGQAWPRQDLIEVIVDFLFAVAQFYFSRTVLGPLVWLGLFPVVRAAWSFGLGGGLAAGVLTAASFAALAAIDVPLAQVPLLMLLPTLAFLLVGSVLGFWGRQVHFGLREQQQMGDYQGLETARRDRERAQTLFAITQKVNSSLVFEQVLENALDVGSNAFVDPHENVTRTLGAVLLFDEGGLRVAAARHLTAQDLGRVLPGQQGALAHLLQQGEPQQVPLPAKDEEFKLLAGLHNSQSLYALPLVSGLDLFGVLFFAHPEANFFTPERCELAGVIARQLMGALQNAQLYEALTEEKERIAHIQDQARQQLARNLHDGPTQNVAAIAMRINLARRLLAKDAAAASEELYKVEDLSRRTTKEMRFMLFTLRPQALEASGLCVALEDLVKHAQDTYGYTVQLQADPEAEARMDRGKQGVVFSIASEALENAHRYAQAANVVVRLSKQDGNISLLEVQDDGAPRSAQPDKLDILQDRTNLISGILRMDNAGGKGTRLSVWVPLTEQAADRLRRGEL; translated from the coding sequence ATGCGTGCGGATATCCCCGCTTTTGCCATTCTTAGCCGCTGGGTGCTTTTGCTGGCCCTGGCGATCCAGCTCTCGATTAACGGGGCGGGCGTCATCACCATCCCCTTGCTGGTGGCGGCGCTGGGCGTGTGGAACCTGTGGCTCTCGCTACGCTGGCTGCGCGGCCAGGCTTGGCCGCGCCAGGACCTGATCGAAGTCATCGTAGATTTCCTGTTCGCGGTGGCGCAGTTCTATTTCAGCCGCACGGTGCTCGGTCCGCTGGTCTGGCTCGGCTTGTTCCCGGTCGTACGCGCCGCCTGGTCGTTCGGCTTGGGCGGCGGCCTGGCCGCGGGCGTACTGACCGCGGCCAGCTTTGCGGCCCTGGCGGCCATTGATGTGCCGCTGGCGCAGGTTCCGTTGCTGATGTTGCTGCCGACGCTGGCGTTTCTGCTGGTGGGCAGCGTGCTGGGCTTCTGGGGACGCCAGGTGCACTTTGGCCTGCGTGAGCAACAGCAGATGGGCGACTACCAAGGGCTGGAGACTGCCCGGCGGGACCGCGAGCGCGCCCAGACCCTGTTTGCCATCACCCAAAAAGTGAACTCCAGCCTGGTGTTCGAGCAGGTGCTGGAGAACGCGCTGGATGTTGGCTCGAACGCGTTTGTTGATCCGCACGAGAACGTGACGCGCACACTCGGCGCAGTGCTGCTGTTCGACGAAGGCGGGCTGCGCGTTGCCGCCGCCCGCCACCTGACCGCACAGGACCTGGGGCGGGTTCTGCCCGGGCAGCAAGGCGCCCTGGCGCACTTGCTGCAGCAGGGCGAGCCTCAGCAGGTGCCACTGCCCGCCAAGGATGAGGAGTTCAAGCTGCTGGCCGGCCTGCACAACTCGCAGAGTCTGTATGCGCTGCCGCTGGTCTCCGGTCTCGACCTGTTTGGCGTGCTGTTCTTCGCCCACCCTGAGGCTAATTTCTTCACGCCCGAGCGTTGCGAACTGGCTGGCGTCATCGCCCGCCAGTTGATGGGTGCCTTGCAAAACGCTCAACTCTACGAAGCGCTCACCGAAGAAAAAGAGCGCATCGCCCACATTCAAGACCAGGCGCGCCAGCAGTTGGCGCGCAACCTGCATGACGGGCCAACCCAGAATGTGGCCGCCATCGCCATGCGCATCAACCTGGCGCGCCGCCTGCTGGCCAAGGATGCCGCCGCGGCCAGCGAAGAACTCTACAAAGTGGAAGACCTTTCGCGCCGCACCACAAAAGAAATGCGCTTCATGCTATTCACTCTGCGCCCGCAGGCGCTGGAGGCCAGCGGCCTATGCGTGGCGTTGGAAGACCTTGTTAAACATGCGCAGGATACCTATGGCTACACTGTTCAACTGCAAGCCGACCCGGAGGCCGAGGCGCGCATGGACCGCGGCAAGCAGGGCGTCGTATTCTCCATCGCTTCCGAGGCGCTGGAGAATGCCCACCGCTATGCCCAGGCGGCCAACGTGGTGGTGCGCCTGAGCAAGCAGGATGGCAACATCAGCCTGCTGGAAGTGCAAGACGATGGCGCGCCGCGCTCGGCCCAGCCGGACAAGCTGGATATTCTGCAGGATCGCACCAACCTGATCAGTGGCATCCTGCGTATGGATAATGCCGGCGGCAAAGGCACACGCCTGAGTGTGTGGGTGCCGCTTACCGAGCAGGCCGCCGACCGCCTGCGCCGCGGTGAACTATGA